Proteins from one Anopheles nili chromosome 2, idAnoNiliSN_F5_01, whole genome shotgun sequence genomic window:
- the LOC128720216 gene encoding coiled-coil domain-containing protein 149 — protein MASKTMARGRKNPASVVATKSNHMDTESDEQEYSALNRKLQSKVEALKIMRYELEKCRTERDQFKLMAETIQLRYSAIKNSLNAPDFQAAGFGNTSAVSLLVKQTRERNEALTTEVEALKQRLYDLEGDIKVVRARNVELQDTCSKLRTVNDSLLTDSGDKTWQAEKSQLIAQLEQLRKRNAQLQYDFRSLLDEKEETVTERDAYKCKAHRLNHELTVALRGAGGNSQTLLDIDGLILENKYQTEKITNIENELTLARQAASKYKSMLETNRKKGIIKLGTNNNNKTIMSHSQVKHLLENGTVDELPLRAATISDLKSLCLALLDNVNDKSLALSHQKRTNKLLATKIGELERHIKMLSGCDRTSMASLSPSQYLLNGYSSATVDQDQEDDTVVRRSAEVSETNGQFANSSSGPSQSGPRTEPLSSSSNKSCVLTCSDDEDDDVAGSRTDNSATSTKTDELHAAIAQLVASVERDLSADEQLPRLPDDIAALIEQFKEYPSENIP, from the exons taCTCAGCTCTTAACCGAAAGCTGCAGAGCAAGGTAGAAGCTCTGAAAATCATGCGTTACGAGCTGGAAAAATGCCGCACAGAACGGGATCAATTCAAGCTTATGGCCGAAACCATTCAATTGCGCTACTCGGCCATCAAAAATAGTTTGAACGCTCCTGATTTTCAGGCTGCTGGTTTTGGAAACACTTCCGCCGTGAGCCTACTGGTTAAACAAACGCGCGAACGCAACGAAGCCCTGACGACGGAAGTGGAAGCCCTCAAGCAACGCCTGTACGATCTCGAGGGTGACATCAAGGTGGTACGCGCAAGGAATGTCGAGCTGCAAGACACCTGTTCTAAGCTGCGAACGGTGAATGATTCGCTTCTCACGGATAGTGGCGATAAAACATGGCAAGCAGAAAAATCGCAACTTATCGCGCAGCTGGAACAACTCCGAAAGCGAAACGCTCAACTACAGTATGACTTTCGATCGTTGCtggatgaaaaagaagaaactgTAACCGAAAGAGACGCGTACAAATGCAAGGCGCATCGACTGAACCATGAACTGACCGTAGCCCTGCGTGGTGCCGGCGGGAACTCACAGACCCTGCTCGACATCGACGGGCTAATTCTGGAAAACAAATACCAGACAGAGAAGATTACAAACATTGAAAATGAACTAACGCTTGCTCGCCAAGCAGCAAGCAAATACAAG TCCATGCTGGAAACAAACAGGAAGAAAGGCATCATTAAACTAGGCactaacaacaataacaaaactaTCATGTCTCACTCGCAAG TGAAGCACCTCCTAGAAAACGGCACAGTAGATGAGTTGCCACTGAGAGCAGCCACTATATCTGATCTGAAATCACTTTGCCTAGCGCTACTGGACAATGTGAACGATAAAAGTCTCGCCTTATCGCATCAGAAAAGGACCAACAA GCTGTTAGCTACCAAAATTGGAGAGCTGGAGCGACACATAAAAATGCTCTCCGGCTGTGATCGGACCAGTATGGCGAGCCTGTCTCCTTCGCAATACTTACTAAACGGTTACAGTTCCGCAACAGTTGATCAAGACCAGGAAGACGATACGGTCGTCCGACGTAGTGCTGAAGTGTCTGAAACAAATGGGCAATTCGCAAATAGTTCCAGTGGTCCTTCTCAAAGCGGACCTCGAACGGAACCCCTGTCATCTAGCTCGAACAAAAGCTGCGTGCTGACATGCTccgatgacgaggacgatgacgtTGCCGGCTCTCGCACCGATAACAGTGCGACTTCAACTAAAACGGATGAACTACATGCGGCAATAGCGCAGTTGGTTGCGTCTGTCGAACGAGATCTTAGCGCTGACGAACAGCTTCCACGGCTACCGGATGATATCGCTGCATTGATCGAACAGTTTAAGGAATATCCTAGTGAGAATATTCCATAG